One window of Anas platyrhynchos isolate ZD024472 breed Pekin duck chromosome 11, IASCAAS_PekinDuck_T2T, whole genome shotgun sequence genomic DNA carries:
- the LOC106015023 gene encoding uncharacterized protein — translation MARPAAPGLLLPTTASLQRWGLSAAPEPEGYSSSSPAPSPDSCGLSPPAAARGPRRGSAAPRPRGGPVGRKGAGGPGGPRQSASEREKLRMRRLAQALHRLRHYLPPALAPAGQSLTKIETLRLAIRYIAHLSALLGLSEEALARRRGAAPRHCPLCPQGLGCCQPTPAPALAPQDASSPGTGVWGSPPVMEPPLALQEAPDVGTGPWGSPSYGPALETPPALHGVPDMGTGAWPSPPYSPPVGTPPELHGALVSSWLPLPHCAGAGTPPDPPSDPILDAGLMLPEAADAGTATQDLSADLLSLLEALLPPQPQD, via the exons ATGGCTCGCCCGGCAGCCCctggcctcctgctgcccaccaCGGCCTCGCTGCAGCGCTGGGGCCTCTCCGCAGCCCCAGAGCCCGAGGGCTACAGCAGCAGCTCGCCCGCACCCTCGCCCGACTCCTGCGGCCTCTCGCCTCCCGCCGCTGCCCGGGGGCCTCGCCGCGGCTccgctgccccccgcccgcGGGGCGGCCCCGTGGGCAGGAAGGGtgccgggggtcccgggggccCTCGCCAGAGCGCCAGCGAGCGGGAGAAGCTGCGGATGAGGCGGCTGGCGCAGGCGCTGCACCGGCTGCGGCACTACCTGCCACCCGCGCTGGCGCCCGCCGGGCAGAGCCTCACCAAGATCGAGACCCTGCGCCTCGCCATCCGCTACATCGCCCACCTCTCggccctgctggggctcagCGAGGAGGCGCTGgcccggcggcggggggcggcccccCGGCActgccccctctgcccccagggcctgggctgctgccagcccaccCCGGCACCGGCACTGGCCCCGCAGGACGCTTCGTCCCCCGGCACGGGGGTGTGGGGGTCACCCCCCGTGATGGAACCCCCCCTGGCGCTGCAGGAGGCTCCCGACGTGGGGACGGGGCCCTGGGGATCACCCTCCTATGGCCCAGCCTTGGAGACCCCCCCGGCGCTGCACGGGGTTCCTGACATGGGGACGGGGGCCTGGCCGTCACCGCCCTACAGCCCCCCTGTGGGGACCCCTCCGGAGCTGCACGGGGCTCTCGTCTCCTCCTGGCTGCCCCTCCCTCACTGCGCAGGGGCAGGGACCCCGCCGGACCCCCCCAGCGACCCCATCCTGGACGCAGGGCTGATGCTGCCGGAGGCTGCGGATGCAGGGACAGCCACCCAG GACCTCTCCGCAGATCTCCTCTCTCTCCTGGAGGCTCTGCTGCCGCCGCAGCCCCAGGACTGA
- the ANPEP gene encoding aminopeptidase N produces MAAGFFISKAVGVVCIVLAVGAVATIIALSVVYAQEKNKTASSGGDTNTNTTTTSAPTTAAPNNPWNRWRLPTTLKPELYDVTLQPFLTPDNNNMYIFKGNSSVTFTCEEPTDLIIIHSNKLNYTMQGGFHASLRAVGSTEVPTITKTWLETTTQYLVVQLGGMLTKGQSYVLSSIFTGELADDLAGFYRSEYVEGNVTKVVATTQMQAPDARKAFPCFDEPAMKANFTVTLIHPSDHEALSNMPVESTEEVQIDNESWNITRFATTPKMSTYLLAFIVSEFTEVSNNSEEVLIRIWGRPQAISEGQGAYALQVTGPILKFFEQHYNTAYPLPKSDQVALPDFNAGAMENWGLVTYRENSLLFDGNYSSVGNKERVVTVIAHELAHQWFGNLVTLRWWNDLWLNEGFASYVEYLGADSAEPTWNIKDLMVLNELYTVMATDALTTSHPLSFREDEINTPAQISEVFDSIAYSKGASVLRMLSDFLTEDVFKEGLQSYLHTYAYGNTVYTDLWEHLQKAVDNRNVSLPGNISTIMDRWTLQMGFPVVTVDTTTGRIQQKHFLLDPTSTVERPSDFNYTWIVPITWMTSRTSGSRYWLVEVSDTNSTFKVDSSDWLLLNLNVSGYFRVNYNQENWDQLLWQLSEDHLVIPVINRAQIIDDAFNLARAKYVDVTLALNTTQFLSQETEYMPWQAALNNLQYFQLMFDRSEVFGVMRSYIQKQVKPLFEHYKNVTGNWTDVPPGLMDQYNEVNAISTACSYGIPECQELATSLFQHWQNTDNNTIHPNLRSAIYCSAVATGGLEAWNFLWEKFLEAPVVSEADRIRAALACSTEPWILQRYLEYTIDPTKIRKQDATSTINSIASNVVGQSLAWDFIRSNWKLLFSQYGGGSFSFSRLILSVTQRFSTEFELQQLEQFKADNQDIGFGSGTRALEQALEKTRSNINWVNENKASVLAWFTEHSQ; encoded by the exons ATGGCGGCCGGGTTCTTCATCAGCAAGGCCGTGGGCGTCGTGTGCATCGTGCTGGCCGTGGGCGCTGTGGCCACCATCATCGCGCTGTCCGTGGTGTATGCCCAGGAGAAGAACAAGACAGCGAGCTCTGGCGGTGACACCAAcaccaacaccaccaccacctcggCTCCTACCACCGCTGCCCCCAACAACCCCTGGAACCGGTGGCGGCTGCCGACAACACTGAAGCCTGAGCTCTATGACGTGaccctgcagcccttcctgaCGCCCGATAACAACAACATGTACATCTTCAAAGGGAACAGCAGCGTGACCTTTACCTGTGAGGAACCAACCGATCTCATCATCATCCACAGCAACAAGCTGAACTACACCATGCAGGGGGGGTTCCACGCCTCGCTGCGGGCGGTGGGCAGCACTGAAGTGCCCACCATCACCAAGACGTGGCTGGAGACCACCACCCAGTACCTGGTGGTGCAGCTGGGCGGCATGCTGACGAAGGGCCAGAGCTATGTACTCTCCAGCATCTTCACAGGGGAGCTGGCTGACGACCTGGCGGGCTTCTACCGCAGCGAATACGTGGAAGGAAATGTCACCAA GGTCGTGGCCACCACACAGATGCAGGCACCCGATGCGCGGAAAGCCTTCCCCTGCTTTGATGAGCCGGCCATGAAAGCCAACTTCACGGTCACGCTGATCCACCCCTCTGACCACGAGGCGCTTTCCAACATGCCCGTTGAGA GCACCGAGGAGGTGCAGATAGACAACGAGAGCTGGAACATCACCAGGTTTGCCACCACTCCCAAGATGTCCACCTACCTGCTGGCCTTCATTGTCAGCGAGTTTACCGAAGTGTCCAACAACTCGGAGGAGGTGCTG ATTCGCATCTGGGGCCGCCCCCAAGCCATTAGTGAGGGTCAGGGTGCCTACGCGCTCCAGGTGACCGGGCCTATCCTCAAATTCTTCGAGCAGCACTACAACACGGCCTACCCGCTGCCCAAGTCCg ACCAGGTCGCCCTCCCCGACTTCAACGCGGGTGCGATGGAGAACTGGGGGCTGGTGACCTACCGGGAGAACTCACTGCTCTTTGATGGCAACTACTCCTCCGTTGGCAACAAGGAGCGCGTGGTGACCGTCATTGCCCATGAACTGGCTCACCAG TGGTTTGGGAACCTGGTGACGCTGCGGTGGTGGAACGACCTGTGGCTGAACGAGGGCTTTGCCTCCTACGTGGAATACCTGGGCGCCGACTCAGCGGAGCCCACCTGGAACATT AAAGACCTGATGGTGCTGAACGAACTCTACACCGTGATGGCCACCGATGCCCTGACCACGTCCCACCCGCTCTCCTTCCGCGAGGATGAGATCAACACCCCAGCCCAGATCAGCGAGGTCTTCGACAGCATCGCCTACAGCAAG GGAGCGTCGGTGCTGCGGATGCTCTCCGACTTCCTCACCGAGGACGTGTTCAAGGAGGGGTTGCAG TCCTACCTCCATACCTACGCCTACGGAAACACCGTCTACACAGACCTGTGGGAGCACTTGCAGAAG GCTGTCGACAACAGAAACGTCTCGTTGCCCGGCAATATCAGCACCATCATGGACCGCTGGACTCTGCAGATGGGCTTCCCCGTGGTGACCGTCGACACGACCACTGGCAGAATCCAGCAGAAACACTTCCTTCTGGACCCCACCTCCACGGTGGAGAGACCCTCCGATTTCAA CTACACCTGGATTGTGCCCATCACCTGGATGACATCCCGAACAAGCGGCAGCAGGTACTGGCTGGTAGAAGTCTCAG ACACCAACTCCACCTTCAAGGTGGACAGCTCTGACTGGCTCCTGCTGAACCTCAACGTCAGTGGCTATTTCCGCGTCAACTACAACCAGGAGAACTGGGACCAGCTCCTCTGGCAGCTCTCCGAGGACCACCTG GTCATCCCTGTGATCAACCGGGCGCAGATCATCGACGATGCCTTTAACCTGGCCAG ggccaAGTACGTCGACGTGACGCTGGCCTTGAACACCACGCAGTTCCTGAGCCAGGAGACAGAGTACATGCCCTGGCAGGCGGCGCTCAACAACCTGCAGTACTTCCAGCTGATGTTTGACCGCAGCGAGGTGTTCGGGGTGATGAGG AGTTACATCCAGAAGCAGGTGAAGCCCCTCTTCGAACACTACAAGAATGTCACCGGGAACTGGACCGACGTTCCCCCAGGCCTGATGGACCA GTACAATGAGGTCAATGCCATCAGCACAGCCTGCTCCTACGGCATACCTGAGTGCCAGGAGCTGGCCACCAGTCTCTTCCAACACTGGCAGAACACCGACAACAACAC CATCCACCCGAACCTGCGCTCTGCCATCTACTGCAGCGCGGTGGCCACGGGCGGTCTGGAGGCCTGGAACTTCTTGTGGGAAAAGTTCCTGGAGGCCCCCGTCGTGTCCGAGGCCGACAGGATCCGCGCGGCTCTCGCctgcagcactgagccctggatCCTCCAGCG gtaccTGGAGTACACCATCGACCCCACCAAGATCCGCAAGCAGGATGCCACCTCCACCATCAACAGCATCGCCAGCAACGTGGTGGGGCAGTCCCTGGCCTGGGACTTCATCCGCAGCAACTGGAAGCTTCTTTTTAGCCA gTACGGGGGtggctccttctccttctccaggctgatcCTATCCGTGACCCAGCGGTTCTCCACAGAGTTTGAGCTGCAGCAG CTGGAGCAGTTCAAGGCAGACAACCAGGACATCGGCTTCGGGTCGGGTACTCGCGCCCTGGAGCAGGCGCTGGAGAAGACGAGGTCCAACATCAACTGGGTGAATGAGAACAAGGCGTCTGTGCTGGCCTGGTTCACGGAACACTCCCAATAA
- the LOC119718056 gene encoding mesoderm posterior protein 1-like, with the protein MAGSPAPLLPQGLQPPAGRALLRHHLGNLATTSPALPAEPPSASPCPLRGQRPCGGAELGRWGGRVGRKGAGGPGGPRQSASEREKLRMRRLAQALHRLRHYLPPALAPAGQSLTKIETLRLAIRYIAHLSALLGLSEEALARRRGAAPRHCPLCPQGLGCCQPPPAPAPRDASSPGMGVWGSPPVMEPPLALQEAPDMGTGAWGSPSYGLALETPPALHGTPGSVSGSWSSPLCSLGAVTPLEPPWSCAAATGPGTVPSCCLEPSAPAQPPGAGVTATGVPGPPTHGSQVRTTPSPLCSCTTPHGDSRLAAQPWVGWGGVGWD; encoded by the coding sequence ATGGCCGGGTCCCCGGCCCCACTCCTGCCCCAGGGCCTGCAGCCCCCGGCGGGACGAGCCCTGCTCCGGCACCACCTCGGCAACCTCGCCACCACCTCGCCAGCCCTGCCTGCGGAGCCCCCCAgcgcctccccgtgccccctgcGGGGCCAGAGACCGTGCGGCGGGGCCGAGCTGGGGCGGTGGGGGGGCCGCGTGGGCAGGAAGGGtgccgggggtcccgggggccCTCGCCAGAGCGCCAGCGAGCGGGAGAAGCTGCGGATGAGGCGGCTGGCGCAGGCGCTGCACCGGCTGCGGCACTACCTGCCGCCCGCGCTGGCGCCCGCCGGGCAGAGCCTCACCAAGATCGAGACCCTGCGCCTCGCCATCCGCTACATCGCCCACCTCTCggccctgctggggctcagCGAGGAGGCGCTGgcccggcggcggggggcggcccccCGGCActgccccctctgcccccagggcctgggctgctgccagccccccccggcaccggccCCGCGGGACGCTTCGTCCCCCGGcatgggggtgtgggggtcACCCCCCGTGATGGAGCCCCCCctggcactgcaggaggctCCCGACATGGGGACGGGGGCCTGGGGGTCACCCTCCTATGGCCTGGCCTTGGAGACCCCCCCGGCGCTGCACGGGACCCCTGGCTCAGTCTCGGGGTCCTGGTCCTCACCGCTGTGCAGCCTCGGAGCAGTGACCCCGCTGGAGCCACCCTGGAGCTGTGCAGCAGCCACAGGCCCCGGGACAgttccctcctgctgcttggAACCCTCGGCCCCTGCCCAGCCTCCCGGGGCAGGAGTAACGGCCACGGGGGTCCCTGGCCCCCCCACGCATGGCTCCCAGGTACGCACAACTCCCTCCCCACTCTGCTCCTGCACCACGCCACACGGGGACAGCaggctggcagcacagccctgggtggggtggggtggggtgggatgggat